In Methylomonas sp. ZR1, one DNA window encodes the following:
- a CDS encoding thiol-disulfide oxidoreductase DCC family protein — protein MNNEHVFTLLYDGHCPICRREVTWLQSRNKQNKLGLQDIHAEGFNPAHYGKSLDELMAEIHGVDADGRLIKGMPVFYAAYSAVGLGWLMAPTRWPLLKPLFDRLYAWFARHRLRLGTLFGAKPCQDASCSIRSGHGKT, from the coding sequence ATGAATAACGAACACGTGTTCACGCTACTTTACGACGGTCACTGCCCTATTTGCCGGAGGGAAGTGACTTGGTTGCAGTCGCGAAACAAGCAAAACAAGCTGGGTTTGCAAGATATTCATGCCGAGGGGTTTAATCCGGCGCACTATGGCAAATCGCTGGACGAATTGATGGCGGAAATCCATGGCGTGGATGCCGATGGCCGCTTAATCAAGGGCATGCCGGTATTTTACGCTGCATACAGCGCTGTCGGCTTGGGATGGCTGATGGCTCCCACCCGCTGGCCTCTGCTAAAACCGCTATTTGACCGTCTGTATGCATGGTTTGCCCGGCACCGTTTACGCTTAGGTACTTTGTTTGGCGCCAAACCCTGCCAAGATGCCAGTTGCAGCATTCGCTCCGGCCATGGAAAAACATGA
- a CDS encoding heme-binding protein — translation MKNPLALLGSLILTGCTVMGIRSSAEPQYQLLSEQGDVQIRQYPSLLIAETVIDADYAQAGNIGFNRLAGYTFGGNQQKQQMAMTAPVFRENAGEHIPMTAPVLQQAVDNKWTMAFVMPAGYSLETLPTPIDPQVTIKALPAKKVAVLRYSGSVILEKINEKSRLLMAWIEQQQLTALSAARSAAYDPPWTLPALRRTEIHIDIE, via the coding sequence ATGAAAAACCCCTTAGCACTACTCGGCAGCCTGATTTTGACTGGATGTACGGTGATGGGCATTAGAAGCAGCGCGGAACCGCAATACCAATTGCTCTCGGAACAGGGAGACGTGCAAATCAGGCAATATCCATCCTTGCTGATTGCCGAAACCGTGATCGACGCCGATTACGCGCAAGCCGGCAATATCGGTTTCAATCGCTTGGCCGGCTATACTTTTGGTGGGAATCAGCAAAAGCAACAGATGGCCATGACCGCCCCGGTGTTTCGGGAAAATGCCGGCGAACACATCCCTATGACCGCGCCAGTGTTACAGCAGGCAGTCGATAATAAATGGACTATGGCTTTTGTGATGCCGGCCGGCTATAGCCTCGAAACCTTACCAACGCCAATCGATCCCCAAGTGACTATCAAAGCTTTACCCGCGAAAAAAGTCGCGGTGTTGCGCTATTCCGGCAGTGTGATTTTGGAAAAAATCAATGAAAAAAGCCGCCTCTTGATGGCTTGGATCGAACAACAACAGCTCACTGCCCTATCTGCCGCGCGTTCGGCGGCCTATGATCCGCCTTGGACTTTACCTGCCTTACGCCGCACTGAAATTCATATCGACATCGAATAA
- a CDS encoding CbiX/SirB N-terminal domain-containing protein, translating to MTHLLVVAHGSRREDSNVQIRELIEQLRLAPTRFTAIDCAFLEIAEPTIAQGLHQQIANGAGQIVVMPYFLSAGRHVSIDIPEQVQRIRDMHPQIDIRIANHLGAAEKIRGIAIDLASLAI from the coding sequence GTGACACATTTACTAGTGGTAGCGCACGGCAGCCGCCGGGAGGATTCCAATGTTCAGATTCGCGAGCTGATAGAACAACTGCGGCTTGCGCCTACCCGCTTCACCGCAATAGACTGTGCTTTTCTAGAAATCGCCGAACCCACTATTGCCCAAGGCTTACACCAACAAATAGCCAATGGCGCAGGGCAGATTGTCGTGATGCCGTATTTCCTGTCGGCGGGACGCCACGTGAGCATCGATATTCCCGAACAAGTGCAAAGAATTCGCGATATGCATCCACAAATCGACATACGCATCGCCAATCATTTGGGCGCAGCGGAGAAAATCCGCGGGATAGCGATCGATCTGGCCAGTTTGGCAATTTGA
- a CDS encoding DEAD/DEAH box helicase produces the protein MPFSNLGLSEALIKAIADSGYTTPTPIQSKAIPAVLTGRDLLAAAQTGTGKTAGFTLPILHRLAQTSHGRNRPVRALILTPTRELAAQVGESVTKYGAHQQPRLKSEVVFGGVKINPQMMRLRGGVDILTATPGRLLDLVSQNAVKLDKVEMLVLDEADRMLDMGFIKDIRKILAMLPKKRQNLLFSATFSADIRKLTGDLLVNPVKIEVAVENAAAETIEQRVYTVSKTAKTALLTHLVKSKDWQQVLVFTSTKHGANKLTEKLNTANIKAAAIHGNKSQGARTSALAGFKAGDIRVLVATDVAARGIDIAQLPHVVNFELPRSSADYVHRIGRTGRAGQNGQAVSLVSQDEYQALRLVEKLIGLQIPREQVDGFAAA, from the coding sequence ATGCCATTTTCCAATCTCGGTTTATCCGAGGCTTTAATTAAAGCAATTGCCGATTCCGGCTACACCACCCCTACCCCTATTCAAAGCAAAGCCATACCCGCCGTATTAACCGGCCGCGATTTACTCGCCGCCGCGCAAACCGGCACAGGCAAAACTGCCGGTTTTACTTTGCCGATCCTGCACCGGTTGGCGCAAACCAGCCATGGCCGCAACCGCCCAGTCCGTGCGCTGATACTGACGCCGACCCGCGAACTCGCCGCACAAGTGGGCGAATCCGTTACTAAATACGGCGCGCATCAGCAACCGCGTTTAAAGTCGGAAGTAGTATTCGGCGGCGTGAAGATCAATCCGCAAATGATGCGTTTACGTGGCGGCGTGGACATCTTGACCGCAACGCCGGGTCGGCTATTGGACTTGGTCAGTCAAAACGCCGTCAAACTGGATAAGGTGGAAATGCTGGTACTGGACGAAGCCGACCGCATGCTGGACATGGGCTTTATCAAAGACATCCGCAAAATCCTGGCTATGCTGCCTAAGAAGCGCCAAAACCTGTTGTTTTCCGCAACTTTTTCCGCTGACATTCGCAAGTTGACCGGCGACTTACTGGTCAACCCGGTCAAAATCGAAGTCGCTGTGGAAAACGCCGCTGCCGAGACCATTGAGCAGCGGGTTTATACGGTGAGTAAAACCGCCAAAACTGCTTTGTTAACCCATCTGGTCAAAAGCAAAGACTGGCAACAAGTATTGGTGTTTACCAGCACCAAGCACGGCGCGAACAAACTCACCGAAAAACTGAACACCGCCAATATCAAGGCCGCCGCGATACACGGTAACAAAAGTCAGGGCGCCAGAACCAGCGCTTTAGCCGGTTTCAAAGCCGGTGATATTCGCGTTTTGGTAGCTACCGACGTGGCAGCGCGCGGCATCGACATTGCCCAATTGCCGCATGTGGTTAATTTCGAGTTACCGCGTTCTTCGGCCGATTATGTGCACCGCATCGGTAGAACCGGCCGAGCTGGACAAAACGGTCAGGCAGTTTCGCTGGTATCGCAAGACGAATATCAGGCCTTGCGCCTGGTGGAAAAACTGATAGGCCTGCAAATTCCCCGCGAGCAGGTAGACGGCTTCGCGGCCGCTTAA
- a CDS encoding DUF1624 domain-containing protein — translation MGSNSSSRRLASIDILRGLVMVLMTLDHTRDFFSDSRFSPTDLDKTSVALFLTRWITHFCAPVFVFLAGTSAYLWQSRRGADAPLSRFLLERGLLLLVLTCTVEAWSWNFRADLRHIDGGVLWAIAWSMIALAGLVKLPLAWCVAFGAAMIVGHNAFDAVKPADLGGFGPLWAVLHTGDDVPFGDGWLLNPYYPLIPWIGVMAVGFGFGNLLIDNAWRTRRRLFTLGLTLLWVFLVLRFSNVYGDPKPWQSYPDPVFSVLSFINCHKYPPSLLYLLMTLGPALLILGMAEGKSAERFVVLQVFGRNPLLFYLLHLYLIHGLAVLVAAVTDGPVSAIIGGGIWVPELPQDYGYGLPVVYGIWVLVVLTLYPVCRSFEALKAHKPDWRWLKYL, via the coding sequence TTGGGTAGCAATTCATCTTCAAGACGCTTGGCGTCTATCGACATTTTGCGCGGCTTGGTCATGGTATTGATGACGTTGGATCATACTCGCGATTTTTTCAGCGACAGCCGTTTTAGTCCCACCGATCTGGATAAGACCTCAGTGGCCTTGTTTCTGACCCGTTGGATCACGCATTTCTGCGCGCCGGTGTTCGTGTTTTTGGCCGGCACCAGCGCGTATCTGTGGCAGAGTCGCCGGGGAGCGGATGCGCCGCTGAGCCGGTTTTTGCTGGAACGTGGCCTATTGCTGTTGGTTTTAACCTGCACCGTGGAAGCCTGGTCGTGGAATTTTCGCGCCGATCTGCGGCATATTGACGGCGGTGTGTTATGGGCAATTGCTTGGTCGATGATCGCCTTGGCCGGGCTGGTGAAGTTGCCGCTGGCTTGGTGTGTAGCCTTCGGTGCAGCCATGATCGTCGGGCATAATGCCTTCGATGCAGTCAAGCCAGCTGATTTGGGTGGTTTTGGTCCCTTATGGGCCGTGCTGCATACCGGTGACGATGTGCCGTTCGGTGACGGCTGGCTATTGAATCCTTACTATCCATTGATTCCGTGGATAGGGGTGATGGCGGTTGGCTTCGGTTTTGGAAACTTATTGATTGACAATGCCTGGCGCACACGGCGCCGGCTGTTTACTTTAGGTCTAACCCTGCTATGGGTGTTTTTGGTTTTGCGTTTCAGCAATGTTTACGGTGACCCCAAACCATGGCAAAGCTATCCGGACCCCGTATTTAGCGTATTGTCGTTTATCAACTGTCATAAATACCCTCCTTCCTTATTGTATCTGTTAATGACTTTGGGACCCGCGCTGCTGATTTTGGGGATGGCTGAGGGCAAGTCCGCGGAACGCTTCGTTGTTTTGCAGGTATTCGGCAGGAATCCGTTGTTATTTTATCTGCTGCACTTGTACCTGATTCATGGTCTGGCAGTATTGGTGGCGGCGGTCACAGACGGACCTGTATCAGCAATAATCGGTGGCGGTATTTGGGTGCCGGAGCTGCCGCAAGACTACGGCTATGGTTTGCCGGTGGTTTATGGCATTTGGGTGTTAGTGGTGCTAACGCTGTATCCGGTTTGCCGAAGTTTTGAAGCCCTAAAAGCCCACAAGCCTGATTGGCGTTGGCTCAAATACCTGTAA
- a CDS encoding Rho-binding antiterminator codes for MSESRIACDLHDYIEIACLYGYRVRLTLKDQRIVEGRALNVVTEERREFLLVEDSPAGKIALDQLAKLQVITPNARFTEVIF; via the coding sequence ATGAGCGAATCACGAATCGCTTGCGATTTACACGACTATATCGAAATTGCCTGTCTATACGGCTATCGGGTTAGATTGACATTAAAGGATCAAAGAATCGTCGAGGGCCGGGCACTGAATGTAGTGACTGAAGAAAGACGCGAATTTCTATTGGTAGAAGATAGCCCTGCCGGGAAAATCGCGCTGGATCAACTGGCAAAACTGCAAGTAATCACACCGAACGCGCGATTTACCGAGGTAATTTTCTAA
- a CDS encoding transaldolase family protein: protein MLEIYLDSADVASIKNLCPALPLAGVTTNPSIMAANGIGLQELLPALTDIMGPQTRFHVQVLSTSVDGIIAEAHKLHELPFDIIVKIPAHTAGLSAIKQLKKANIPLLATAIYNVQQGMLAALHGADYLAPYLNRIDNQGFDGIAVVSDLQALIDRYQLPSKLLVASFKNVNQVLQVLKLGVGAVTLPLDIAQQILTTPATDTAVEKFSHDWQSAFADKLSFES from the coding sequence ATGTTAGAAATTTATTTAGACAGCGCCGATGTCGCCAGCATCAAAAACCTTTGCCCAGCTTTGCCCTTGGCGGGCGTTACCACCAATCCGTCGATTATGGCGGCGAACGGTATAGGCCTACAGGAATTGCTGCCCGCACTGACAGACATCATGGGCCCACAAACGCGGTTTCATGTGCAAGTGCTTAGTACCTCGGTTGACGGTATCATTGCGGAAGCGCATAAACTTCATGAATTGCCGTTCGACATTATCGTCAAAATACCCGCGCATACCGCTGGTTTGAGTGCTATCAAACAGCTGAAAAAAGCTAATATCCCGCTATTAGCCACTGCGATTTACAACGTGCAGCAAGGGATGCTTGCTGCGCTGCATGGCGCGGATTACTTGGCGCCTTATCTCAACCGCATCGACAATCAAGGCTTTGACGGCATTGCTGTCGTCAGCGATTTGCAGGCTTTAATAGACCGCTACCAATTGCCCAGCAAACTTTTGGTTGCCAGCTTCAAAAACGTCAATCAGGTTTTGCAGGTGTTAAAACTTGGCGTTGGCGCAGTGACCTTACCGCTGGACATTGCCCAGCAAATCTTGACCACTCCCGCTACCGACACCGCCGTTGAGAAATTCAGCCACGACTGGCAATCGGCATTTGCCGATAAACTGTCTTTTGAAAGCTAA
- a CDS encoding murein L,D-transpeptidase — protein sequence MTTQSHALKNSRHRYARLALAACIYYAGTEQAWSADMPATVPETSLPSINSVPEVVNPIPADNPIGAILLSKRHPLLLRADFSRVSELVSQIYLSTQFQPIWFTANRSEKNLNDLLSVLNNASNDALNPANYDVDRLKQLINEPNPDSAAVAGYDVALTVSLARYLHDLRHGQVDPRDVEYPVHIAPKPALDLAGLLKQHLAAQTLTEVVGQFEPKTKQYQQLKQIFTHLQQLGNQTGAQEFKPGKMLRPGDKHPHIVHLRQRLRDMALLDNNNAADSKTYDNDLVAAVKKVQQQQGLTADGVIGSATAALFNQSSSEKIAQIALAMERARWIPDTTDGPMIVVNIPAFELWAFNSIDDPNPLNMKVVVGKSPSNQTPVLWEEMKYLEFMPYWNIPKTIYEKEILPKAANNQGYLASQEIELVRHQNSEEKGGGSYLRARQRPGKKNPLGRVKFVFPNTADVYLHDTPGHAAFNRPRRDLSHGCVRVSAPEQLAEFVLGDQAGWDKESIKQAMSAPKTRHVTLKRAVPVLFYYGTTFVDHQNQLRFYPDVYGQDEQLKKALDKIHAPTTASSTANNQLVMNKSTDVGTNP from the coding sequence ATGACAACTCAATCGCACGCCCTGAAAAATTCGCGCCATAGGTATGCCAGGTTAGCGTTGGCGGCCTGTATTTATTATGCAGGAACGGAGCAGGCATGGAGCGCAGATATGCCGGCTACAGTGCCGGAAACCAGTCTGCCTTCGATAAACAGCGTTCCTGAAGTCGTTAATCCTATCCCTGCCGACAACCCGATTGGCGCCATTCTGCTTAGCAAACGACATCCGCTGTTGTTACGCGCCGACTTTAGCCGCGTTAGCGAACTTGTTAGCCAAATCTACCTGAGTACTCAATTTCAACCGATCTGGTTTACGGCAAATCGCTCGGAAAAAAACCTGAACGATTTGTTGAGCGTATTAAACAATGCATCCAATGATGCGTTGAATCCTGCCAATTATGATGTTGACCGCCTGAAACAGCTTATCAATGAGCCAAATCCGGATAGTGCGGCCGTTGCGGGATACGATGTGGCTTTGACCGTATCTTTGGCGCGTTATTTACACGATTTGCGGCACGGCCAAGTGGATCCGCGCGATGTTGAGTATCCGGTACACATCGCCCCCAAACCTGCTTTGGACCTGGCTGGCTTGTTGAAACAACACTTGGCAGCACAAACATTGACCGAGGTAGTCGGTCAGTTTGAGCCTAAAACCAAGCAATACCAACAACTCAAACAAATTTTCACCCACTTGCAGCAGTTGGGAAATCAAACGGGGGCTCAGGAATTCAAGCCCGGCAAAATGCTACGTCCCGGCGATAAACATCCACATATCGTGCATTTGCGCCAACGGCTACGGGACATGGCCTTACTGGACAATAATAATGCCGCCGACAGTAAAACTTACGACAACGATTTGGTTGCCGCCGTCAAAAAGGTTCAGCAACAACAAGGTTTAACGGCCGATGGCGTGATTGGCTCGGCCACTGCGGCATTATTCAATCAATCTTCGAGCGAAAAAATCGCCCAGATCGCGCTGGCTATGGAGCGCGCACGCTGGATTCCGGACACCACCGATGGGCCGATGATTGTGGTTAATATCCCGGCATTTGAGTTATGGGCGTTCAATTCAATTGACGACCCCAACCCGCTGAACATGAAAGTGGTAGTAGGGAAATCCCCGAGCAACCAAACGCCGGTACTTTGGGAAGAAATGAAATATTTGGAGTTTATGCCTTACTGGAACATTCCAAAAACTATTTATGAAAAAGAAATTCTGCCAAAAGCCGCCAATAACCAAGGCTATTTAGCCAGCCAGGAAATAGAACTGGTAAGACACCAAAACAGTGAGGAGAAAGGTGGTGGCAGTTATTTGCGAGCTCGTCAGCGGCCTGGCAAGAAAAATCCGTTAGGACGGGTTAAGTTCGTGTTTCCCAATACCGCCGATGTGTATTTACACGACACCCCAGGCCATGCTGCATTTAACCGCCCTCGTCGGGATTTAAGCCATGGTTGTGTGCGGGTATCGGCGCCGGAACAATTAGCCGAATTCGTCTTGGGTGATCAGGCCGGCTGGGACAAAGAATCCATCAAGCAAGCAATGTCGGCCCCTAAAACCCGCCACGTGACGCTAAAACGTGCCGTACCGGTACTGTTTTATTACGGCACGACATTTGTCGACCATCAAAACCAGTTACGTTTCTACCCGGACGTTTACGGCCAGGACGAACAACTGAAAAAGGCCTTGGACAAAATCCATGCTCCGACAACGGCTAGTTCGACAGCGAATAATCAATTAGTGATGAACAAAAGCACGGACGTCGGCACTAATCCATAA
- a CDS encoding DUF882 domain-containing protein, protein MLRHNLENQDNKQDDVELSRRSFFGRLAVGAVLSIAMPGVVHAAKSVAVKADKNHRLEKSARSAVRLPKHGAIQATKAVRQPAKLSKSAGGNNLRPVAGQHGQLHTAHAERHSLHESRVRDIYTGKKQHVNTASYHANRHGNQGGRVHSIIQPAPRESFMEPSQDSLFLADHGRFATHRALAFQNPHTGDKLSLTYFERGRYLSDALDEISFLLRDYRTDDVHPIDPELLDQLHDLKQILGLNQPFDVICGYRSPLTNAKLHAENSGVANNSFHMQGRAVDIRIERFDLRRIHGAALAMHRGGVGYYPESNFIHLDTGTFRTWKL, encoded by the coding sequence ATGCTGAGACATAATTTAGAAAATCAAGACAATAAGCAAGACGACGTAGAGCTGTCTCGACGCAGCTTCTTTGGGCGTCTGGCTGTTGGTGCGGTTTTATCTATTGCGATGCCCGGCGTCGTTCATGCTGCGAAAAGCGTAGCGGTAAAAGCGGATAAAAACCATCGACTGGAGAAGTCGGCAAGGAGTGCAGTGCGCTTGCCTAAACATGGAGCCATTCAAGCGACTAAGGCTGTTCGTCAACCTGCCAAACTAAGCAAAAGCGCTGGCGGCAATAACCTTAGGCCTGTAGCCGGCCAGCATGGACAGCTGCATACAGCCCATGCAGAACGCCACTCCCTACATGAGTCTCGTGTACGAGATATTTATACAGGCAAAAAACAACACGTAAACACGGCTTCCTACCATGCCAATCGACATGGTAATCAGGGCGGTAGAGTGCATTCTATTATTCAGCCGGCACCAAGAGAATCATTCATGGAGCCTAGCCAAGATTCGTTGTTTTTAGCGGATCACGGGCGTTTTGCAACTCACCGGGCCTTGGCTTTTCAAAATCCGCATACTGGGGACAAATTGAGCCTGACGTATTTTGAAAGAGGTCGTTACCTTAGCGATGCCCTGGATGAAATCAGTTTTTTGTTGCGCGATTATCGTACCGACGATGTGCATCCTATTGATCCGGAGTTACTGGATCAGTTACACGATTTGAAACAAATTTTGGGTTTAAATCAACCTTTTGATGTTATTTGCGGTTATCGTTCGCCATTGACCAACGCTAAACTGCATGCCGAGAATTCCGGTGTTGCGAACAATAGCTTCCACATGCAGGGGCGGGCAGTGGATATTCGTATCGAGCGCTTTGACCTTCGGCGTATTCATGGCGCGGCACTGGCTATGCACCGTGGCGGCGTTGGATATTACCCTGAGTCAAACTTTATCCATCTGGACACGGGAACCTTCAGAACCTGGAAGTTATAG
- a CDS encoding DUF3422 family protein, with protein sequence MTTLFQIPENHPQRFILHNEVHARASSILSLPVRASYLALALSSDEKMQERRHLKALCERFGTVPPDLDADHFSASFDAFQMSWEQHGEFSTYSFYAYDIDTEPFAAPALKKVPVDWLSQISGKVIVAAHASIVSAEEVNYQDEMDLSPLTAYFAGNPIVGSKVTGGAAAVFTDFRIHVDGFSRFLVVNQNLRTAQAGRLLHRLFDIEVYRVMALLAFPIARKLYPELKKADRQLYTITNSMTQTDNDDAKLLDELTALAAEVENHISTHQFRFAAASAYYQLVGQRLEDLREVRIQGIQTLGEFMKRRMEPAMHTCNSVSHRFTLVSERVSNASQLLRTKVDIIIERQNQGLLSSMALRAKMQLRMQQMVEGISMVAITYYAASLIGKIAEALHSLGWHVDAELVEGASIPFILVIIGISTKRIHKIIASTTE encoded by the coding sequence GTGACTACTCTATTTCAAATCCCGGAAAATCATCCTCAACGGTTTATATTACATAACGAAGTTCATGCCAGGGCCTCGTCTATTCTCAGCTTGCCGGTCAGGGCCAGTTACTTGGCTCTGGCGTTATCAAGCGATGAAAAAATGCAGGAACGTCGGCATTTGAAAGCACTTTGCGAACGGTTTGGAACTGTACCACCCGACCTAGATGCAGACCACTTTAGCGCCAGCTTCGATGCGTTCCAGATGAGTTGGGAGCAACACGGCGAATTCAGTACCTATAGTTTTTATGCCTACGACATAGACACAGAGCCGTTTGCAGCTCCTGCTTTAAAAAAAGTCCCGGTCGATTGGTTATCGCAGATCAGCGGAAAAGTGATTGTTGCCGCACACGCCAGCATCGTTTCCGCCGAGGAGGTTAATTATCAGGATGAAATGGATTTATCCCCGTTAACCGCCTACTTTGCCGGCAACCCAATCGTTGGTTCAAAAGTAACTGGCGGCGCGGCAGCCGTATTTACCGATTTCCGGATTCATGTTGATGGCTTTAGCCGTTTCTTAGTGGTTAATCAAAACTTGAGAACCGCGCAGGCCGGACGCTTATTGCATCGTTTGTTCGATATTGAAGTTTACCGAGTGATGGCGCTGTTGGCGTTTCCTATCGCGCGCAAACTGTATCCGGAATTAAAAAAGGCTGATCGGCAGCTGTATACCATTACTAATTCGATGACCCAGACGGATAACGATGACGCCAAACTGCTGGATGAGCTAACGGCGTTGGCGGCTGAGGTGGAGAACCATATTTCCACACATCAATTTCGCTTTGCCGCAGCCAGCGCTTACTACCAATTGGTCGGCCAACGCCTGGAAGACTTGCGCGAAGTGCGGATTCAGGGCATTCAAACCTTGGGCGAATTCATGAAACGGCGTATGGAACCGGCGATGCATACCTGCAATTCCGTATCCCACCGCTTCACCCTGGTTTCCGAGCGCGTCAGCAATGCCAGCCAGTTGTTACGCACCAAAGTCGACATCATTATCGAGCGGCAAAACCAAGGCCTGTTATCCTCCATGGCCCTGCGTGCAAAAATGCAGTTGCGCATGCAACAAATGGTGGAAGGCATTTCGATGGTAGCTATCACCTATTATGCAGCGAGCCTAATCGGCAAAATCGCCGAAGCATTGCACAGTTTAGGATGGCATGTAGACGCCGAGCTAGTGGAAGGCGCATCGATTCCGTTTATTTTGGTCATCATCGGCATAAGTACTAAGCGAATTCACAAGATCATCGCCAGTACGACGGAATGA
- a CDS encoding rubredoxin produces the protein MAEYRKYKCKTCGHVYDEQLGDPRNGVAPGTRWEDVPEDWGCPKCGAVKSMFTLVR, from the coding sequence ATGGCAGAGTATAGAAAATACAAATGTAAAACCTGCGGCCACGTTTACGACGAGCAGTTAGGCGATCCCCGCAACGGCGTGGCCCCCGGCACTCGTTGGGAAGATGTTCCAGAAGATTGGGGCTGCCCTAAATGCGGGGCAGTAAAATCTATGTTTACTCTGGTACGTTAA
- a CDS encoding proline--tRNA ligase, whose amino-acid sequence MRTSQFPLSTVKEIPADAEIASHKLMIRAGLIRKLAAGIYTWLPLGLRVLRKVEHIVRAEMNKAGGLEVLMPALQPAELWQETGRWEKYGPELARLKDRHDREFCLGPTHEEIITDLARHELKSYKQLPITYYQIQSKFRDEIRPRFGVMRSREFIMKDAYSFHLDQESLQATYNVMYQAYTNIFNRFGLKFRAVIADSGSIGGAVSHEFHVLAESGEDAIAFSTASDYAANVEKAEALMPEGIRAEPTQTMVLVDTPNQHSIEDVSRFFKVDAKQCLKTLIVRGEDASLVALLLRGDHELNPIKAEKIDGVLSPLQFASDEEILGACHCKPGSIGPIGLSIKIIADRSVTVMSDFVCGANQDGKHYQGVNWQRDLALPEHIADLRMVVEGDPSPDGKGQITIARGIEVGHIFQLGTKYSEAMNASIINEAGKNQIMIMGCYGIGISRVVAAAIEQGHDDRGIIWPNELAPFQVAICPMNMHKSDRLIDTVEKIYKDLTDAGIEVLLDDRKVRAGFMFSDMELIGIPHRIVIGDRGLDSGTVEYQGRMDKESQNVEFDKLVDFIKNKLA is encoded by the coding sequence ATGCGCACTTCCCAATTTCCTCTTAGTACCGTCAAAGAAATACCGGCCGACGCCGAAATAGCCAGCCACAAACTCATGATACGCGCCGGCTTGATTCGCAAACTTGCCGCGGGCATCTACACCTGGCTGCCACTGGGTTTGCGGGTATTGCGTAAAGTTGAACACATTGTACGTGCGGAAATGAATAAAGCGGGCGGTCTGGAAGTACTGATGCCGGCTTTGCAGCCTGCAGAGCTATGGCAGGAAACCGGACGTTGGGAGAAATACGGGCCGGAATTAGCACGGCTGAAAGATCGCCACGACCGCGAATTTTGTCTGGGTCCGACGCACGAAGAAATTATTACTGACCTCGCTCGTCATGAGTTGAAAAGCTACAAACAGCTGCCTATCACTTATTATCAAATTCAGAGTAAATTCCGCGATGAAATTCGTCCGCGTTTTGGTGTGATGCGTTCACGCGAATTTATCATGAAAGATGCTTACTCATTCCATCTCGATCAGGAATCGTTACAGGCGACTTACAACGTAATGTATCAAGCCTACACCAATATTTTTAACCGCTTTGGTTTGAAATTCCGGGCCGTGATAGCCGATTCCGGCTCAATTGGCGGCGCGGTTTCCCATGAATTTCACGTACTTGCCGAATCCGGCGAAGATGCGATAGCTTTTTCCACCGCTAGCGATTACGCCGCGAATGTCGAAAAAGCTGAAGCTCTAATGCCTGAAGGGATACGCGCCGAGCCGACTCAAACTATGGTTTTGGTTGATACGCCAAATCAGCATAGCATCGAAGACGTCAGCCGATTTTTTAAGGTCGATGCCAAGCAGTGCCTGAAAACCTTGATTGTCAGAGGTGAGGACGCCAGCTTGGTTGCCTTGCTGCTGCGGGGTGATCACGAATTAAACCCGATTAAAGCCGAAAAAATCGACGGCGTCCTGTCGCCATTACAATTTGCCAGCGATGAAGAGATTCTCGGCGCTTGTCACTGCAAACCCGGCTCGATAGGTCCTATCGGCCTGAGCATAAAGATAATCGCTGATCGCAGCGTAACTGTGATGTCCGACTTTGTGTGCGGCGCGAATCAGGATGGCAAACATTATCAAGGCGTCAACTGGCAGCGCGACCTGGCCTTACCTGAGCACATTGCAGACTTGCGGATGGTAGTAGAAGGTGATCCCAGCCCGGACGGCAAAGGGCAAATTACCATTGCCCGAGGCATAGAAGTGGGCCACATTTTTCAGCTCGGCACAAAATACAGCGAAGCGATGAACGCCTCCATCATTAACGAAGCCGGTAAAAACCAGATCATGATCATGGGCTGCTATGGGATTGGTATCTCGCGGGTGGTTGCGGCGGCCATCGAACAAGGCCACGATGACCGCGGCATTATCTGGCCCAATGAGCTGGCGCCATTTCAAGTCGCTATTTGCCCAATGAATATGCATAAGTCTGATCGTTTGATTGATACGGTCGAGAAAATCTATAAAGATTTAACGGATGCCGGCATCGAAGTGTTGCTGGACGATAGAAAGGTTCGAGCCGGATTCATGTTCTCGGATATGGAACTGATCGGCATTCCGCACCGGATCGTAATAGGCGACCGTGGCCTGGATAGCGGTACCGTCGAATATCAAGGTCGCATGGACAAAGAAAGCCAGAATGTTGAATTTGATAAACTCGTCGACTTTATTAAGAACAAACTCGCATAA